Genomic segment of Pseudothermotoga hypogea DSM 11164 = NBRC 106472:
TCTGATCACACGTCCTGGGCACGCTGGGCCGGGTTTCGAAACACCCCAAGCACAGGGATTGGGAGAGCACAAGGCGAGTTTTTCGATCCTTTTGCACGACGACTACGACATTGAAAACGTCTACAAGGCCGTCAGAGAATGCGCGATTGCACCACTCGCAGTTCAAGCGAGATTTGAAAAGTTACCGAGGATCGACATCGGAGTCGAAAAGGGCTTTTTGTCTGCCTTCAAACCATCCGAAGAAGGCGTGATCTTGAGGTTGTTTTGTCCGGATGGATCTGAACCATCGATGAAAACGACCCGTCGAGCGATCGAGGTGGACTTCGCTGAAGAACCGTTGAGCGAGAAAACGAAGATCAAACATGTGAAGACGTGGTTGATTCACTGAGTGTGTGGGTCGAAGAGAACGACTTTTGAAAGGACGGTCAATTCGTACGCTTTGAACGCTCGTTCGGAGCGCCGTCTTGTGTCTGAAGAACATCAATGCATTAACCTGTAGACGCTTCTTGTGTTATACTTATAATTGAACAATTGCTCAATTGTTGAGGTGATTGGGTGAGAAACGTTTGCGATGAGAGGCACGAACACAAAGAGCGGGTCTCAAAGATCAAGGCTGAACTTGAAACGAAAGAGATCGTAGAGAAGATGGTGAAACTCCTTAGGGCGTGCGCAGACGAGACTCGCCTGAAGATTCTCATTGCCCTTTCGAAAGCCAACTTGTGCACGTGCGACCTTTCTGAAATCCTA
This window contains:
- a CDS encoding ArsR/SmtB family transcription factor, yielding MRNVCDERHEHKERVSKIKAELETKEIVEKMVKLLRACADETRLKILIALSKANLCTCDLSEILSLSSSAISHQLRVLKLSSLVDSIRIGKQVVYRLKDRHVLELISSALEHAKE